In a genomic window of Candidatus Nanoarchaeia archaeon:
- a CDS encoding AbrB/MazE/SpoVT family DNA-binding domain-containing protein, translated as MPLLEIKTAKITEKGQIAIPKEIRKIEGFKTGSKIAILTFKDRVELRPLGQVSEKMATAIASEKSLAKDWNSREDEEAWKNL; from the coding sequence ATGCCATTACTTGAAATTAAAACAGCTAAAATAACTGAAAAGGGGCAGATAGCTATCCCAAAAGAGATACGGAAGATTGAAGGATTCAAAACAGGGTCCAAGATAGCCATTCTAACCTTTAAAGACCGTGTAGAATTAAGGCCATTGGGGCAAGTAAGCGAAAAAATGGCAACTGCAATTGCTAGTGAAAAATCCTTAGCTAAAGATTGGAATAGCAGAGAGGACGAAGAAGCATGGAAGAATTTGTGA
- a CDS encoding type II toxin-antitoxin system PemK/MazF family toxin: MEEFVKGEVIVLPFPFSDLSKSKKRPALVAAILEGDDIVLCQITSESRVDSYSITLISSDFKKGSLNLTSMIRPNKLFTADKSIILYKIGSLKESKIKEVEKGIVDLFTT; encoded by the coding sequence ATGGAAGAATTTGTGAAAGGGGAGGTAATAGTTTTGCCTTTTCCTTTTTCAGATTTAAGCAAGTCAAAAAAGAGGCCTGCTTTGGTAGCAGCTATCTTGGAAGGAGACGACATAGTTCTCTGCCAAATAACAAGCGAATCAAGGGTTGACAGTTATTCTATCACTCTGATAAGCAGCGATTTCAAAAAAGGCAGCTTAAATTTAACAAGCATGATAAGGCCAAATAAGCTATTTACTGCCGATAAATCAATCATTCTATACAAGATTGGTTCCCTTAAGGAATCAAAAATAAAAGAAGTGGAAAAGGGGATAGTGGATCTATTCACTACATAG